The following proteins are co-located in the bacterium genome:
- a CDS encoding helicase: protein MQLEWAKHVPGRVLIVAPLAVSQQTIREGTKFGVDVTYSRDGELSDGVTITNYEMIDRFDPGDLTGIVLDESSILKSYTGKIRNQIISDFGCVQFRLACTATPAPNDHMELGNHAEFIGAMSRTEMLSMFFVHDGSETQKWRLKGHADSEFWRWLCTWAVMIRKPSDLGYCDGNFTLPPLEVSQRSVGGPASSGMLFHKQAMSLLERRQARKASLDARVAETAELVNAIEGPWLVWCDLNAESAALTKAIAGAVEVKGSDTREHKTDSMLGFSDGKIRVLVTKPSIAGFGMNWQHCANVAFVGLSDSYEQYYQAVRRCWRFGQESAVHVYVVTSDAEGAVVSNIQRKEKDAELMAEKMVEHMHGYNEENIKDGRRVRERAESDRAAGPGWELILGDCVDHLASVDSDSIHYSVFSPPFSSLYVYSDLTEDMGNCTGDADFIQHFGYAVKELYRVLKPGRLLSFHCMNLPTSKARDGVIGIRDFRGELIRLFCSEGFIYHSEVCIWKNPVVAMQRTKALGLLHKQIVKDSCMSRQGIADYLVTMRKPGDNPEPVEGELDEYVGEPGSFVQSGKLSIDIWQRYASPVWMDIDATRTLQAAAGRDNRDERHICPLQLDVIERAMQLWTNEGDLVLSPFAGIGSEGYVAIQTGRQFVGIELKRSYWTAAIENMKAAEASAKQGRLI, encoded by the coding sequence ACGGCGTCACGATCACCAATTACGAGATGATCGACCGATTCGATCCGGGGGACCTAACCGGGATCGTTCTGGACGAATCCTCGATCCTGAAATCTTACACCGGCAAGATCCGAAATCAGATCATTAGCGACTTCGGCTGCGTCCAGTTCCGTCTAGCATGCACGGCAACCCCGGCACCTAACGATCATATGGAACTCGGGAATCATGCCGAGTTCATCGGGGCAATGTCGCGGACGGAAATGCTCTCGATGTTCTTCGTCCACGATGGCAGCGAAACGCAGAAGTGGCGACTGAAAGGCCACGCCGATTCGGAGTTCTGGCGCTGGCTTTGTACGTGGGCCGTGATGATTCGCAAGCCGTCCGACCTCGGATACTGCGACGGGAATTTCACGCTTCCACCCCTGGAAGTATCTCAGCGATCGGTCGGCGGGCCAGCGTCAAGCGGGATGCTTTTTCATAAGCAGGCGATGAGCCTACTCGAACGCAGGCAGGCGCGGAAGGCTAGCCTTGATGCGAGGGTCGCGGAGACTGCCGAGTTAGTCAACGCGATCGAGGGCCCGTGGCTCGTATGGTGCGACCTCAACGCGGAAAGCGCGGCGCTAACAAAGGCCATCGCGGGCGCGGTGGAAGTGAAGGGATCGGATACCCGCGAGCATAAGACCGATTCGATGCTCGGGTTCTCCGATGGCAAGATCCGCGTACTCGTCACGAAACCGAGTATCGCCGGGTTCGGTATGAACTGGCAACATTGCGCGAACGTCGCGTTCGTCGGACTGTCGGATTCTTACGAGCAGTATTATCAGGCGGTGCGGCGATGCTGGCGGTTCGGGCAGGAGTCCGCCGTCCATGTTTACGTCGTAACATCCGACGCCGAGGGCGCAGTCGTTAGTAACATTCAACGCAAAGAAAAGGATGCCGAACTGATGGCGGAAAAGATGGTGGAGCATATGCACGGGTACAACGAGGAGAACATCAAGGACGGGCGCCGCGTCCGCGAGCGGGCCGAGTCTGACCGCGCAGCGGGCCCCGGGTGGGAATTGATCCTCGGGGATTGTGTGGATCATCTCGCGTCGGTCGACTCCGATTCGATCCACTACAGCGTGTTCTCTCCGCCGTTTTCGAGCCTCTACGTCTACTCCGATCTGACCGAGGACATGGGGAACTGTACCGGCGATGCCGACTTCATTCAGCACTTCGGATACGCCGTCAAAGAGTTGTACCGGGTACTGAAACCCGGGCGGCTGCTCTCGTTCCATTGCATGAACCTACCGACGTCGAAGGCGAGGGACGGCGTTATCGGCATCCGAGACTTCCGAGGGGAGTTAATCCGGCTGTTCTGCTCGGAGGGTTTCATCTATCACTCCGAGGTGTGCATCTGGAAAAACCCCGTCGTCGCGATGCAGCGAACGAAGGCGCTCGGGCTGCTCCATAAGCAGATCGTCAAGGATAGCTGTATGTCTCGGCAGGGCATCGCGGACTACCTCGTAACGATGCGGAAACCCGGCGACAATCCCGAGCCTGTCGAGGGCGAACTAGACGAATACGTCGGCGAGCCGGGCTCGTTTGTCCAGAGCGGAAAGCTCTCTATCGACATTTGGCAGCGGTACGCCTCGCCAGTGTGGATGGACATTGATGCGACCCGGACATTGCAAGCCGCCGCGGGCCGTGACAACCGAGACGAGCGCCATATCTGCCCGCTACAGTTAGACGTGATCGAACGGGCGATGCAACTATGGACGAACGAAGGGGATCTAGTGCTATCCCCGTTCGCTGGTATCGGCTCCGAGGGGTACGTTGCAATCCAGACCGGGCGGCAGTTCGTTGGTATCGAATTGAAGCGTTCGTATTGGACGGCAGCGATCGAGAACATGAAAGCCGCCGAGGCCAGCGCGAAACAGGGGCGGCTCATATGA